A genomic stretch from Brassica rapa cultivar Chiifu-401-42 unplaced genomic scaffold, CAAS_Brap_v3.01 Scaffold0715, whole genome shotgun sequence includes:
- the LOC103847918 gene encoding uncharacterized protein LOC103847918 — MVKDRYRVEEPNFEAQKFYDMLDAAKQPLYDGCRDGISPLSAATRMMSIKTDYNLSEDCVDAIAGFVKDILPEDNLSPATYYEIQNLVSGLGLPYQMIDVCIDNCMLYWRRDVDRTSCRFCHKPRFQKTSRKTKIPYKRMWYLPITDRLKRLYQSKHTADAMRWHGEHNSNGEIAHPSDAKAWQHFQSVYPSFASERRNVYLGLSTDGFNPFGSHGRQYSLWPVIVTPYNLPPSLCMKREFLFLTILVPGPAHPKRSLDVYLQPLIHELKMLWAEGVEVYDISARQNFIMRAVLMWTISDFPAYGIRYLPHDHPYRKSTTLFTKNKKVFDGPPPEIDGKSILTQLRDFGVESTAKCGGNGHDPVYGYGEHHNWHKKSIFWKLPYWENHLLRHNLDVMHIEKNIFDNIMNTILNVKGKTKDNLKSRLDLPDICARESLHVDGRGRLPMPIYRLDAAAKQEFFDWIIDSVKFPDGYASNLRNCVNREEGKFSGLKSHDCHVMMQRLLPFCFAGLLPKHVHEAIAGIAAFFRDLCSRSLTADGIRNLKEMIPIIQCNVQKIFPPSFFDVMEHLPIHLAREAELGGPVQYRWMYLVERSMYHFKQKVKNLSRVEGSIVSQSINEETSQFAAYYFAPEVQTKSRKPSRHDDGGQRTVYPVEVPTIFSQIGRLSGKGKSRRLTEQEHMHLHKYILANCEEVMTYERIYMEQIRGAYPNYTEDQLSALKENEFVNWLKFYVRFLLSRGDPIQPWLEELALGPKFVAVSYPMYCTRGYAFKIFSENTTQPTINHGISARSGEVIYYGILREILEIHYPGILNLRCVAFFADWYNPIVGYGVRIDEFGVTSVHSRRSLANYDPFILASQADQVTYIRYPRVRNKQDPWVTVTHITPRGKLEGVSDTAAMQQSSSSAIGDLHVDGSEIDLVVDFTGVGDNEVFSDSESEKGEFNEDSVSSEYSSNSD, encoded by the exons ATGGTTAAAGATAGGTATAGAGTAGAGGAACCAAACTTTGAAGCGCAgaaattttatgatatgttagaTGCAGCAAAACAACCGTTATATGATGGTTGTAGAGATGGTATTTCACCTCTTTCAGCTGCAACAAGGATGATGTCTATTAAAACAGATTATAACTTAAGCGAAGATTGTGTTGATGCGATAGCTGGTTTTGTGAAAGATATATTGCCGGAAGATAACCTTTCACCAGCTACCTATTATGAGATACAAAACTTAGTTTCAGGGTTGGGTTTGCCCTATCAAATGATAGAtgtttgcatcgacaactgtATGCTATACTGGAGAAGGGATGTTGATCGTACTAGTTGTCGATTTTGTCACAAACCACGGTTTCAAAAAACAAGTCGAAAGACTAAAATCCCATATAAGAGAATGTGGTACTTGCCAATAACAGACCGACTAAAGAGGTTATACCAATCCAAACATACCGCCGATGCTATGAGATGGCATGGTGAACACAACAGCAACGGAGAAATTGCTCATCCATCAGACGCGAAAGCCTGGCAACATTTTCAGTCAGTGTATCCTAGTTTTGCAtctgagagaagaaatgtttacCTTGGATTAAGTACGGATGGATTCAACCCGTTCGGAAGCCATGGGAGACAATATTCTCTTTGGCCAGTTATTGTAACACCATACAATTTACCTCCATCATTGTGCATGAAACGAGAGTTTCTCTTTCTCACAATTCTAGTTCCTGGTCCTGCACATCCTAAAAGATCCCTTGATGTCTATTTGCAACCATTGATTCATGAGTTGAAAATGCTATGGGCCGAAGGAGTTGAAGTGTATGATATATCTGCTAGGCAGAATTTTATAATGCGTGCAGTGCTtatgtggaccataagtgactttcccgCATACGgaat ACGATATCTACCCCATGACCATCCGTATCGAAAAAGCACCACTTTGTTTACTAAGAACAAAAAGGTGTTTGATGGTCCGCCACCAGAAATAGATGGAAAATCTATCCTGACTCAACTCAGAGATTTTGGTGTGGAATCGACAGCTAAATGTGGGGGAAATGGGCATGATCCAGTTTATGGATATGGCGaacatcacaactggcacaagaaaagtattttttggaagTTGCCGTATTGGGAGAACCATCTACttaggcataatttagatgtgatgcatatagagaagaatataTTTGACAACATCATGAATACCATTCTCAATGTCAAGGGAAAGACGAAAGACAACCTGAAGTCCAGATTAGACTTGCCAGATATATGTGCCCGGGAATCTCTCCACGTGGATGGGAGAGGAAGACTTCCAATGCCTATTTATCGGTTAGATGCAGCTGCAAAGCAAGAGTTCTTCGACTGGATTATAGATAGCGTCAAATTCCCAGATGGATATGCGTCAAATCTAAGGAACTGTGTTAATCGCGAAGAAGGAAAGTTTTCTGGTTTgaaaagtcatgattgtcatgtcatGATGCAGCGTCTTCTCCCATTTTGCTTCGCTGGTCTTCTTCCAAAACATGTACATGAAGCAATAGCAG GAATAGCAGCTTTCTTTCGAGATTTGTGCTCGAGATCATTAACAGCAGATGGAATTAGAAACTTGAAAGAAATGATTCCGATAATCCAATGCAATGTCCAGAAGATTTTTCCACCTTccttttttgatgttatggagcatcttccAATCCATCTCGCTCGAGAAGCAGAACTTGGGGGCCCGGTTCAATATCGATGGATGTACCTGGTTGAGCGTTCTATGTATCATTTCAAGCAGAAAGTGAAAAATTTAAGCCGAGTTGAGGGTTCTATTGTTTCACAAAGCATCAATGAGGAAACATCCCAGTTCGCTGCTTACTATTTTGCCCCAGAAGTACAAACTAAAAGTCGAAAACCATCAAGACATGATGATGGAGGGCAGAGAACAGTTTATCCCGTCGAGGTGCCTACCATATTTTCCCAAATTGGTCGATTAAGTGGAAAAGGAAAAAGTAGAAGACTCACCGAACAAGAGCACATGCACTTACATAAGTACATTTTAGCAAACTGCGAAGAAGTAATGACATACGAAAG GATTTACATGGAGCAAATAAGGGGTGCATATCCTAATTACACTGAAGATCAGCTTTCTGCACTAAAAGAAAACGAGTTTGTAAATTGGCTAAAATTCTAT GTAAGGTTTCTCTTGTCTAGAGGAGATCCTATTCAGCCATGGTTAGAGGAGTTGGCCCTTGGTCCCAAATTTGTTGCTGTGTCGTACCCGATGTATTGCACGCGTGGATATGCTTTTAAGATTTTCAGCGAAAACACTACGCAGCCAACtataaatcatggtatatcTGCTAGATCTGGCGAAGTAATCTACTATGGTATTTTGCGTGAGATATTGGAGATTCACTATCCGGGGATCCTTAATTTGAGGTGTGTTGCCTTCTTTGCTGATTGGTACAACCCGATCGTTGGATATGGTGTACGAATTGACGAGTTTGGAGTAACATCAGTTCATTCCAGAAGAAGTCTTGCAAACTATGATCCGTTCATTCTGGCTTCACAAGCTGATCAAGTAACTTATATTCGGTATCCTCGTGTGAGGAATAAACAAGACCCTTGGGTCACCGTGACCCATATAACTCCACGGGGGAAATTGGAAGGAGTTTCGGATACGGCTGCGATGCAACAATCCTCGAGCAGTGCCATAGGTGATCTTCATGTTGATGGAAGCGAAATCGATCTTGTTGTTGATTTTACTGGTGTAGGTGACAACGAAGTATTCTCAGATTCGGAGTCGGAGAAAGGAGAATTCAACGAAGACTCGGTTTCTTCAGAATATTCATCAAATTCGGAttaa